The DNA sequence ACTATTTCAAAAACAAGTATTAAGTGTATATTTTACTAAATTATTAAGGGATTTTCTTTGTTCAAAAGAGTTGAGAATTTCTTATTATTActaattaagaaattcttaGGTTTTATTGTATCTTGAGAGAGTATTATCATCAACCTTATAGTAACTAAGTGTGGGGACAAATATCTCTCTAAAAAAAGCGATCTAATTGTGCCTTGAAACCAAAAcgcaattaaaattttatcattttctcATTTTTGTATATCCAATATAGTACCCTAAGATTtcttttttatctattttttatgttatttttttttacaatttcatttattcttgaatatttaaaaattctctttttctaattttttgtccTAACTTTTAaacattaaatttattttttttatagaataaaatatcACCATTATCtctaagaaatttttttattagaatctACTTATTTTATATTGTACAGTAAATCTTAAATACCAAATTAGTTTTTCGTTCGTagttacaaaatatatatataaaatatgatCGCATCGGTTcagtttttaaaagatttgtaatattattttagttaatgaAAGTTTTatgaatatataattaataaaaaaaagtattagAGGTGggtaaattttataatttatagttattaattaattattattaatatttttaataatataagattatatttaatgatataaaattattaatttttttgtttagttaaatactaataaaattttaataaaaatgttgttgttaaatttttttttttggaataaaAATACAGTAATGAGTAGTTAGTAATTCGGCGATGCAAATGGAAACGGatatagtcaccaaaaaaaaaatggaaacgGATATGTAATTGCAAGCAAAGGAATCCGACCCGGTTAGGGGAAAAAATAATGGAAGGTTTTATCGGATTAGGTGACAGTAGATACTCATTTTCAGATTAACATCTTCAACTTCTTCAACCTCGTCCCGTCCCTCCATTTCCATAATCATGCATTCAACTCATGTTGTTGCTCAACTATATTTAAATCTTTAAACCCTAATTTCATAAACCCCTTTTGCTGTTCCATTCATCCATTTATGAATTTGCCAGAACCATGAACATTCTCTCCCCACCCAACAAGCCCTTCTCCACCTACCATGGAACCTGGAATCCATTGCTCTCCAACCATCGCAATAGGAACCTTCCAAAGCAGTTTCTCCTCCGTAGGTCGCTCACAGTGCAGCGTAAATCCAATTCCAACTCCTCTAAGATCAGCGGTGCCAGCTCGGACGATTTTGTGAGCAGAGTTTTGAAGGAGAACCCAAGCCAAGTGCAACCCAAGTACCTAGTTGGTGACAAGTTCGTTactttgaaagaaaaagagaatttGGGTAGAAAGTTCAATGTGGGTATCTTTGATGTGTTGTCCAAGAGGTTGCAGAGCTTGAAGCATCAGAAAAAGGGTGAGGGAACTGAGAATGAGGCTCAAAATCAAGCCTTGGAAGAGAAAGATTCTGTGCACTTGAGAGACTTGCTTAAGGAGTATAGAGGGAAGCTTTATGTGCCTGAGCAAGTTTTTGGCCCTGAGTTGTCagaagaggaagagttcaaTAAAAATGTGCAGTCTTTGCCCAGAATTAGCATTGAAGATTTTCAGAAAGCTATGAGTAAAGACAAGGTTAAGTCAATAACTTCAAAGGGAGATACGGCTCAGTTCTTGAGCAGTGGTTATAGGGACTACATTGTGGAGTTGAAGGAAATTCCTGGTGATAAACGCTTGCACATAACCAAATGGTAaaaagagaattgaattctTGGCTCGTTTATTCGCATTGTTGTTTGCAGTGCAGTTGCACTGAGAGTTTATATGTTGCAATTTTGTAGGGTTCTTAAACTGGAGAATAGTGAAGCTGAAGAGATCTTGGAGGGCTACACTGGACCACGATATGAGATAGAGAGGCATAATACGGTTGTTCATCTTTATGTcttaaatattttgaaaatttaattatattatgaCATATTATGCATTCAGATTTCAGAGTTTAAATCATTCAGCATTCTCCATAGATGCGATGCTTTTGTGGGTGACcatattttattgttcttattGCAGTATTGGGTAGGAAAAATACCTGAGTACCCACATCCTGTTGCATCTTCCATATCTAGCAGAATGATGGCTGAACTTGCGGTGGTGACATTTTTAGTCAGTGTTGCAGCAGTTCTAGTTAGTGGCTTCCTTGCAGCAGCAGTATTTGCTGCTAGCACTTTTGTATTCTTGGCTTGTTTCTACGTCGCATGGCCTATTGCCCAACCGTTTGTCAAGCTTTTCTTTGGAATTGCTTTTGCAATTTTGGAGAAGATTGGGGATGCCATTGTTGATTTTTTTGCTGATGGTGGCATTTTCTCCAAGTTTTATGAGATTTACACTTTTGGTGGCATATCTGCCAGCCTCGATGCTTTGAAACCAATTCTGATTGTTGTTTTGACTATGGTCCTTCTTGTTCGTTTCACCCTTTCAAGAAGGCCTAAGAACTTCAGGAAGTGGGTAAGTGGCCAAGTGTTTCAATGACGTAGTTATTGATGAACTATTGTGCCTATTTTGTTCTGTGGATATGCTTAATAAGCTTTTTCTGagtttttttctttaatatgCAGGATCTTTGGCAGGGAATAGACTTCTCAAGATCAAAAGCTGAAGCTCGTGTTGATGTGTGTTGAAACCTGTTTCATTGTTCACTGTTATTAAAATAGTGttgtattaatttattattatagcTTTGGGAAAACATATTTTCAGGGTTCAACTGGAGTTAAGTTTTGTGATGTGGCTGGAATTGATGAAGCAGTAGAGGAACTTCAAGAGGTAATTCATTAACTCTTTCATTCTTAGAAAATATTTATGTTATGTACATTGTACAATTAGGTATATAATTCATATTAATTTAAAACCTTCAGTGACCGTGTCCCCAGTAATttgttccttcttcttctccctcccTTCTCTCTTGTATTTCTAAGTGTTTATGATAAGAAACTATGGTGTCATTTCATTGATGTAACCATCCCCATCTAGCGGAAAGATACTTGGTGGTTGTTGATGAATTCTTTTCTTATGTCTCATTTTGTCGTTTCTGCTTATTGTATTTTAATGCATGTAAACTTATAAGGACTAAAGGTTATTCATGGATTGTCTAGTTGGTGAGATATCTAAAAAATCCTGAGCTATTTGATAAGATGGGAATCAAGCCTCCACATGGTGTTCTTCTGGAGGGCCCTCCTGGATGTGGCAAGGTCAGGTTGCTCTCTCCAGCTATGCTAGATGTAAGAGTCTGTTTGAAACTGTGTATCATATGTAATCATGCATTTGCAGACCTTGGTAGCCAAGGCTATAGCTGGTGAAGCTGGTGTACCATTTTACCAGATGGCTGGATCAGAATTTGTGGAAGTCTTAGTTGGTGTTGGCTCTGCACGAATTAGGGATTTATTTAAAAGAGCCAAGGTAATTTCAACTTCTATTTTATCTGGATTTCATTGTAAAttaatgcataccaattatagcttcttccttttttttttaaagatggtGTACATTGTAGTGTTTCATGTTTCTATTTCTTTGGAGAACTGGTGGTGTCAGGTTctcaattttttattcaattttattttcagGTAAATAAGCCATCAGTTATATTCATAGATGAAATTGATGCACTGGCAACAAGGTATGGCCATCTATGTGTGGAAAGTtttgactttttttattatctatgGCTTGTTTACGTTTAGCAGAGAACATCTTTAGAATGCTAACATTTTTCAGCCTTTAGCCAAGTAGAGTAAATAGTTTAAGTTTAACTTTATAAAGCAATCGGTCACTATGAGCAATCGGTCACTGTTGATCAATTGGAGCTTGCACTACCATTTTGATATTCTATTATATAGTGAATAGCAGTTCCTGCCATAGTGATATTGCGTGGTTTACATCTGTTGTCAACTTTCAGTCCACTAAACTTCCACCCTGCTTGATTGTGAACTGTGTTTGATTAGGCGTCAAGGAATTTTCAAAGAGTCCTCAGATCAACTTTATAATGCGGCTACCCAGGAAAGAGAAACTACGTTAAACCAATTGTTGATAGAGCTTGATGGTTTTGATACTGGAAAGGGTGTCATATTTCTAGCTGCCACAAATCGTAAGGATTTGTTGGATCCTGCACTTCTTCGTCCAGGTCGCTTTGATCGCAAGGTTTCATTCTGTGCCTGAGTTATTGGATGTCCTTCTCAGTTATTCTAAGTATGTTGTCTTAACAAAACACAAAAAGGTGGTAAAATGGAGAATCAATTGAATgctctttttaaaaatacaatcTTCGGGTGCAAACAATGATTATCCTGTGCACCACTGTCACTACTTTTGTTTGATTATATTTGTTGTGGTTTATGAAGCTCTCTCAATGGTAATTTTCTGTTGGTGGCCACTAAAGTTTTCTCCTGTAGATCAGGATTCGCCCTCCGGGTGCGAAAGGAAGActtgatattttgaaaattcatgctAGCAAAGTAAAAATGTCAGATTCTGTCGATTTATCCAGCTATGCGCAGAACCTACCAGGTAAGTTTACATCTTACACTGATTGAATATTTGGTTTCAATCTCTGAGGACAAATCTCAATGTCCAGGATGGACTGGAGCAAAATTGGCACAACTGGTCCAAGAGGCTGCTCTTGTGGCTGTCAGGAAACGGCATAACTCCATTCTTCAGTCAGATATGGATGATGCAGTTGATAGACTTACAGTAGGACCTAAACGTGTTGGAATAGAGTTGGGATATCAAGGACAATGTCGTAGAGCTACTACTGAAGTGGGAGTTGCATTGACTTCTCATCTGCTCCGGCGATATGAGAATGCAATAGTTGAATGCTGTGATCGCATCTCAATAGTACCTCGTGGTCAGGTCCTTGTTCAGCTTCCTTAACTGTATCATTCACTACTATCTTGTGGAAACATTTTCAGTCTTTCCCTAACATATGCTTGAAAAATTACTTAGTAATAAACATATGTGTGCTTGTCTGGCAGACATTATCTCAGTTGGTATTTCATCGACTTGACGACGAAGCATATATGTTTGAACGTGAGCCTCAGCTGCTGCATCGCCTTCAGGCATGGGCTCTGGTTCGATGTTTCCCTTTTCTCTCCATTTGTATTATGGTTCGCTTTCAGATCTGTCTTTGATGTACAGGTTTTGCTCGGAGGTAGAGCTGCTGAGGAGGTCATCTATGGACGTGACACATCGAAAGCCTCAGTTGACTACCTTGCAAGTGCATCCTGGCTTGCTCGCAAAATATTAACTATGTTGGCAACTCGGCATTACTAGTATTTTATGCATTCCGTTTTGTTCTTATGTTGTTTTGTTTTATGAATGCATTTGCCCTTGTTACTTGCAGATGGAATTTGGAGAATCCAATGGTCATACACGGAGAACCGCCTCCTTGGAGGAAGAGTGCTAGATTTGTCGGCCCTAGGCTGGATTTCGAGGGGTCTCTCTATGACGACTACAACTTGATTGAACCCCCGCTAAATTTTAAGCTGGACGATGAAGTTGCAGAGAGGACTGAAGAGCTGATACGTAAAATGTATGGAAAGACGGTGTCTCTCCTTGGAAGCCATCATGCGGCTTTGCTCAAAGCTATAAAGGTATGCATGTGGAAAGTGTTTCCTTTCTTTAGAATTGAAAATTATTACAAGTTTGATCAATACCCAAAAAGTGCAATACAATACAATCCAATCCAATTAGCATTAGATGCTCCTTGTTTGCTTCTATTTCATGAATTGGTGTCGCAGGTTCTTCTCAACCAGAAGGAGATCAGTGGTGAAGAACTAGACTTCATTTTGAACAATTACCCCCCACAAACACCAGTTCGCGTTCTGGAGGAGGAAGATGATCCTGGCTACCTTCCTTTCCCCAAAGAACAAGTTCGTGATTTGGAGTTTGCCTTACAATCTCAGTCAAAGGAGGAAGCCGTATGAACCTTTATTTATAGCTGGGAATTTGTTAGTGGCCAATCAGTGCTTGTGCGTCATGGAATTGGAATAAGCACATTTCACTAGTAACGTCTTCATATAGGaccctttcttcttctcttctcttcttcttcttcttcttcttctctcatcccttgttttttatttggattaagttaaatttttgaaatattctCTTTTTGACGAAACTTATATAAAGCAAGGATTTGTCTATTGTGGGGAAAGTAGAAGTTGGTTCTTAGAGGACCTGTTTGGAATATGCTAAAATTGTGGTTGTCATTCGTGCCGTACATGAAAGTGGTATCTAAAAGGTTGACCCCAAAACTTTTGATAATACAACAGGTTCCCCATGTGATTAAGGAAATGAATGATGATGTGGCGGCTGTTTAAAGGAGTGGTATTATTTGGGCTAGGAATAACATAGTGGACTAGCGTTGGACATGTATTGAATCGGTAAGGCCCATGCAGTGCTCAGCTCATGGCACCCAATAGAATCGGCCCGTCATAAAGAGTGGATTAAATGTGAATTAAAAATGAGTTTTCCTTAATGACCAAAAAAAAATGAGTTTCGTTATGAATTTAAAGTTGTACAATGTTAAAATattaattcaataattaatAGAGATGGTTGTggttatttttaattgttataGTCGTCGTTATTGTTACATGGTTACACCATTAGTGCattattgttaatttgttattgttattattattattattatcgtcGTCGTCGTCGCAGTTGTTTTTTCTATGactaacaaaattttaaagaaaatattttagacTTTTTAATTAAACTGTTTTTAAAAATGAGTAAGTGATCTAAATTTGTagtgttttttttattagtgaTATTGACATGTATGAAGGATAATATAGactttttaaagaaataaattttttttgccatatttgaaaatgatttttatgtttgttatatatatttttaacctATTCTGATcctttaaaaatcttaaaatattttttttacgaTAGGAGCGTCTTCATAATATTCTGCCTTCTTTATGTATGTATGTAACTAAAAACAGACACTAAAAGAGGCAACACTCTTAAACAGCTAAAGACATCGGATAAAGGTTAGACGTAATTTACATATCAATATATAGGATATTTTGAAATGAGTAAATTATCGTTTTTGTTCTTAACGTTTGTAGTAAGTCCATTTGTGttcctaacgtttaaatcgtcttatttgtatccctaacatTTATAAAAGTGATTTAATGTTATTCTGCTATTAATTATACTAACAAATAAGAgtctatttttcaattatttctCATTTGGATGTATTCATTCTTAATTAGGTCTCATTTAGAtgtgttcgattttaatattatatccACTATTTGTGTTTATATTCAATTATGTCATTAGAAtagtgaattatgtaaatgttataagaattagtttcaacttttgatAAGCTATTTTTCGGAGTGGATTATCGATTCTATCCCAAACATTTACCACTACAAGAATATGGCCGATTAGCTACCATAAGAAGAGTCGTAAAATCATCGCTAATCTGACGCAAAATATAATTTGTGACGGATTAGCTACTGCCTAGCAACTAATGCTTTCCTCGCTAATTATAAGTCGCAGATCAGTGAGGCAAACACAACAGTCGCTAATTAATCGGAAAGCTTTTTAGCTACCGAATAGATAGTCGCAAATCCATCACTAAAATAAAAGCTAATTCCATAGAAGAAATAGACTAAACGGGAGTCACTAATTAACGACAAACTTTACTGCAGCAAACTCATCGCTAAATGCAAGCTAACTTCGTAGACAAAATAGAGTGCATAGTTGACGCTAATTAGCGAAGAATTTTTCCGAACCTAACTCGTCGTTAATTGGCCGCTAATATAAGTGCTAATCTGTCACATTTTATAACAAATCTatagctaatttttgaaaatctttaatCAAATTTGTCTAAATGTTGTCGCTAAACCAAAACTATTCGAAATgagaaaatataattattaaatagttGCTAATTTACtaagaaataatatataatcaattaattgcattattatcacaaaatatcattacaaatttttttaaaactaataacAAATTAGTTATCTATAGGTAACTAGTGTGATTGTAGCCCTTCAAAATATTAATAAACAAATTATTGGAAattgtttagtttttaataaaattactaattcTTCATAACTTTTAAATGAATAACACTTTTGTACGAAgtcaattataatttttctaaaGCAAGAATAGTTTTTCTTTATCCAAATCACAAAGAACCTTTACATCATTTAAATAGTCCCAATTCCCAATAATCTAAACAATCCAATCTGTTAGAGCACCTATAATGGTGAGTTCCTCTTTTACTTTTTTCTGACACATATGAATTCTAACCATTGGAAGAtagaagaaatgagttcttgcACGGGTCTCAACGTGAGAGAGTCCCGTTAAACAAGGACTCAAATTAACCAATAATAATTTGCTATTTggcaacttattttaaaaaaaataataatataaaatctgaaatagttaaataattatgttaagtaataaaataataattaaattagtaataattgtaataacaattataatagataattatatttttatttaatgaataatttatattaattatttaaataataattaaaaaaattaaataattaaattttatttaattaaagatttatattaattgtttatatcataattaatattaaatattatttatattattatattaaattataattaattaaatttacttacattaaaaagtaaatttaatttttacaccttacaaaataattcttagttgagttagttatttttatttataaaatttaaaatgctaACGCTATTATTAAAATTAGCAGTTGTAAacacaaaattataaattagtGTAATCTcgaattatatattgtgtattattgttatatatgaatttatttaatattaatatcttttaacagtgaattatttttaaacttataaatttaaataatattattaaaaaaatcaattactttaattttaagtattttaattaattaattaagtgggacCACAATAGGGATTAAACTTAGTTCCTCctaatggagaagagagagatgctTTGAGTTTCTATTTACCGTTTCTGACGCAAAAACTGATGTGGAGTTACTTTTTATGACAGGTGGACCATAAATAGGGATTGAGATGAGTTCCCTATTGGAGATGGTCTTATGCACCTAAAACTCTTCGCTAGCAGATCCAATAATCTCGGCTTTGTCCTTTCCACTAGCAAACTTCTTAGGCAATAAATTCTGGTGAATATTCGGCATGCAGTAGGTATAAATCAACTCCATTTGCTTTTATTTAGTAAGGACATCATAATTTAAAGCTATTAGGTTCGATTTACATGTGAATCAGAAGTTACATATAATTTGAACCTTATGAATTCAATTCATTATGTGTTTGTctaaatcaaatttatttaattcgatttatatagaaaTGCAAATGGAAATTTTGACGTAGCCTATTATGATTTGGGAGATTCACGTAATTTTGGCAAGTAattgatttattaaaattttttgtccTTAATTTAAGTataatactaaaattattattttattattataagtAACAATCAAgatagaaaatttaaaaatatttataaatttgtttattttttttcaatcttatttaatttgaagttgatataaaaatttaaattcaaagaATTCTTTTTGTCGCATAAATTTGATTGCTAAAaatgttttttcttttaattttatatttaatatcttAAATCATctttagttttattatatttttaaatttttaaatttttatttttattattttttcttatgaTTCTCTATACATATCTAtcattatctttttttattaattattaaaaagatagaaaagagtACTACATATACtcagaagaataaagaaaaagataacAAGAACAGAAGTTATGtgtaaaataaagaaataactGTAGGAAGAAGGAACATGAAATAAGTGAGGAAAGTCTATCAGTTGTTAAGCGGTCGTTAATTCCTCACTAAATAAGCTTTTGATTAGTGACTCAATTGTAGGAAGTTACTTCTAACATTTTCTCGGTTAGCTTTGGATTTGTCATAACTCTGCGACGGATTTCCAACGAGATTAGCGAATAGTTTGCCACAAAATAGGTTGGATATAGCTTTTGCTTTACGACAAGATTGCAGTTGCCAAGTCGCTCGCTAAATTAAACTTGCGACAAATGTATTTCGCCCGCTAATCAGCGACTTAAAATCAGCGAACGAAGTGTGTCATTTGTTAAACGGTCGCAAATTCCTTGCTACTTAGGTCATAGGCGCTCAATATCCATATTTCCACTTTAGCGACTAATTAGCAACGAACACTTTTCTAGCTGAATGATATATGCGTTGCGACGAGTTAGCGACTAATGTTTAAGGTTTATAGCTAATAATTTAGGTTTTATTGTTGAATATTGTGTGTAGGGATTAATGTTTAGGATTTTATGTTTTTGGATTTTAAAAATGATAGTTTagatttaggatttagaatttatgATACAAGGGTTAAAGTATTAGAAATAATAGTTTAGGATTCAATATTTGgagtgtagggtttagggtttagagtacAAAAATTACAGGCTTAGAAATGAAAGTTTAGAGTTTAGCAtctaggatttagggtttacgATGCAAGGGTTAGAATATTAGAAATGATAGGTTATgatttagagtttagggtttacggtACAAGGGTTACAGGATTAGAAATTATAGTGTAGGGTTTAGATTGTAGGGATTTAGGGTTCATGAGTTATGTGTTAGGGGTTACGAGTTACATTATTGGAAATGATcgttagtgtttagggtttaggatttagggtgtAAGGATCATAGTATTAAAAATGATAGTTTagagtttaggatttagggtttagatTATATGATTTCGCGTTTAggttttaatttttagtatttagaatttagggtttagagaattttttttaatatttggtAACATCAATTTAatgcaagaataataaataattaacatatatttttataaaaaaaattattatttaaaaataattatgccACCAAAAAATTATATTCTAAAATCAAAATGggattttgaattaaaaaaaatacaaaataatcaaaatagataATTTAGCAGATTGGATAAGGcataaagaattttttattggagAAGGTTATGCAGCAGCACTTTATGATGGAGAAGTCCATCGATTGTATTCAAAAAGTGATTACAACAGTTGAAAATAAACATGACTCtgatataattgaaattaaatatttgtCTCCAGAATTATATATTTGTTGAGAATATTAATGttctcattaaaaattaaaattaaaattaaattattttaaaaataataattttgatttaattctGTAACTATTAATATGATTTTATCTACACTAATATGTAATTATGTTTTGGTAAACAAATTGagaaaaaatactatttttaaatagcataataaaaataaattatttttatttgtgtaatAGATGATATCATCTAATACGAGATAACAATCAAACCCAGAAATGCGATTAAAGCTCAGGCTCCAATACTTCAAccatagttgtcagaaccgaacCGGTAATCGAACCGGTCAAGTTACTGGGTCACTGGGTTACTGGTTCAACCGGTTGGTCCCTGGTTGAACCGGTTGACTCGGTactatgtaaataaaaaataaaaatagtcaaaagcctaaaattaaattttgaaaaatacatatttttactaacattttaaGAACAATTAAGTCGAATTCTATAATTTACTAATACAAAAATAGACATATAATTAGTTCATACTACTATATAGTATCTTTAACAAGTATAATTACCCGTGCCATGCACGTGAGAatattgaaattataattttaaattatgtttttaaaattaatttgaattataataaattgagcaataaaaaagtaacatgttatgcattgtttgtttttttttctaattcagtgttaattggattaattctaaaatagttattaatcggttttaataatttactttcttcaataaatcacacatatatactgaatgtgatcataaataatatagtaataatAGTTAAATCCACCAACAAATATATTAGCTATAGAAGTCGTAAGCAGTTTTCAAATCGACAAACTCTATCATCATAATCTCCTCAGCTCGCAACACATCAAAATCAATTGCACCAAACGAACCTATTCCGTCGAGAAAGATGACATCTCTTTCATTGTCTGACTGACTAGCACCAATCGGAACGGATTCTGTTTCTGCAACAAAGGTCTCATTTTCTATCGGGTACTCTTCCACCTGAAACAATCCATTACCATAGCAATACATAGTTGATGCCAAGAGGTTGTCCTAAAAAAtactcttattttattttccatcaAGATTACGATGATAGGCTTACCCTTGGAGTGACATTCTCCTGAAAATTAGATGAAACCTCCTCGGTCCCCTCCATTGTTACTCGCCAAATCCCAAACCGCTAATAAATCGGAAACGAAAAAAACCCGAGGATAAGAAAACAAAGACAAGACATCATAAATTGATCTAACCAATCTTATGCCTGGtcaattctaattttttttatagaaggAATGGAGAAGACGTTGGAGCCATCATCACGAATCACAAGTGGTAATGTTACTTAAGACTATCTACAAAACAAAAATCACTTATCAACTAAGAATAAC is a window from the Arachis stenosperma cultivar V10309 chromosome 3, arast.V10309.gnm1.PFL2, whole genome shotgun sequence genome containing:
- the LOC130969050 gene encoding probable inactive ATP-dependent zinc metalloprotease FTSHI 1, chloroplastic; the protein is MNILSPPNKPFSTYHGTWNPLLSNHRNRNLPKQFLLRRSLTVQRKSNSNSSKISGASSDDFVSRVLKENPSQVQPKYLVGDKFVTLKEKENLGRKFNVGIFDVLSKRLQSLKHQKKGEGTENEAQNQALEEKDSVHLRDLLKEYRGKLYVPEQVFGPELSEEEEFNKNVQSLPRISIEDFQKAMSKDKVKSITSKGDTAQFLSSGYRDYIVELKEIPGDKRLHITKWVLKLENSEAEEILEGYTGPRYEIERHNTYWVGKIPEYPHPVASSISSRMMAELAVVTFLVSVAAVLVSGFLAAAVFAASTFVFLACFYVAWPIAQPFVKLFFGIAFAILEKIGDAIVDFFADGGIFSKFYEIYTFGGISASLDALKPILIVVLTMVLLVRFTLSRRPKNFRKWDLWQGIDFSRSKAEARVDGSTGVKFCDVAGIDEAVEELQELVRYLKNPELFDKMGIKPPHGVLLEGPPGCGKTLVAKAIAGEAGVPFYQMAGSEFVEVLVGVGSARIRDLFKRAKVNKPSVIFIDEIDALATRRQGIFKESSDQLYNAATQERETTLNQLLIELDGFDTGKGVIFLAATNRKDLLDPALLRPGRFDRKIRIRPPGAKGRLDILKIHASKVKMSDSVDLSSYAQNLPGWTGAKLAQLVQEAALVAVRKRHNSILQSDMDDAVDRLTVGPKRVGIELGYQGQCRRATTEVGVALTSHLLRRYENAIVECCDRISIVPRGQTLSQLVFHRLDDEAYMFEREPQLLHRLQVLLGGRAAEEVIYGRDTSKASVDYLASASWLARKILTIWNLENPMVIHGEPPPWRKSARFVGPRLDFEGSLYDDYNLIEPPLNFKLDDEVAERTEELIRKMYGKTVSLLGSHHAALLKAIKVLLNQKEISGEELDFILNNYPPQTPVRVLEEEDDPGYLPFPKEQVRDLEFALQSQSKEEAV